A region of Lycium barbarum isolate Lr01 chromosome 3, ASM1917538v2, whole genome shotgun sequence DNA encodes the following proteins:
- the LOC132634106 gene encoding flavonol 3-sulfotransferase-like: MDMSSSHYSQCEHDDEYKKDDQNDSDMLTALSKEKGWITEYLYQYKSFWFTPAAIKGVQKAQQRFEAQSIDILLATFPKSGTTWFKALIFSLMNRDRFDFSSHPLLTKGPHDCIPFLESIIQDETSYQDYRISCSPRCLLATHIPYSLLPASVMSSGSKIVYVFRETKDVLVSNWHYMKKLSVKDLPSFPIEDAFDLFCKGVSHYGPFWDHASDYWKASLENPDKVLFLTYENMKKDPIVCLTKLAKFLDKTFCLEEEREEVVQEIVKLCSFENLSSLEINQTGVQHFSPQFSVENRHFLRKGQVGDWRNHLTVERGEQLDEITRQKLCGLV; this comes from the coding sequence ATGGATATGTCGAGTTCCCATTATTCTCAGTGTGAACACGATGATGAATACAAGAAAGATGATCAAAATGACAGTGATATGCTCACAGCTCTATCCAAAGAAAAGGGTTGGATCACTGAATATCTTTACCAATACAAGTCCTTTTGGTTTACTCCGGCAGCTATTAAAGGAGTTCAGAAGGCGCAACAACGCTTCGAAGCTCAATCCATAGATATTCTTCTAGCTACTTTCCCAAAATCAGGAACAACATGGTTCAAGGCCCTTATCTTTTCCCTCATGAATCGTGATCGATTCGATTTCTCCTCGCACCCTTTACTTACCAAGGGCCCCCACGATTGCATTCCCTTCTTGGAATCCATCATACAAGATGAAACTTCCTACCAAGATTATCGAATTTCGTGTTCGCCACGTTGCCTTCTTGCAACCCACATTCCTTACTCTTTGTTACCAGCATCTGTGATGTCTTCCGGGAGCAAAATTGTGTATGTTTTTCGCGAGACCAAGGATGTTCTCGTTTCAAATTGGcattatatgaaaaaattaagtGTCAAAGATCTACCTTCTTTTCCAATCGAAGATGCGTTTGATCTGTTTTGCAAAGGGGTATCACATTATGGACCCTTCTGGGATCATGCGTCGGATTATTGGAAGGCAAGCTTGGAAAATCCAGACAAGGTACTGTTCTTGACTTACGAGAACATGAAGAAAGATCCCATTGTCTGTCTTACCAAATTGGCCAAGTTCTTGGATAAGACATTTTGCTTagaagaagagagagaagaggTTGTGCAGGAGATTGTAAAGCTTTGTAGCTTTGAGAATTTGAGCAGCTTGGAAATAAATCAGACTGGAGTGCAACATTTCAGTCCACAATTTTCTGTTGAGAACCGGCATTTCTTGAGGAAAGGTCAAGTTGGAGATTGGAGAAACCATCTGACAGTAGAGAGGGGCGAACAGCTGGATGAAATCACTAGGCAGAAGCTTTGTGGACTAGTTTGA
- the LOC132632223 gene encoding flavonol 3-sulfotransferase-like: MNRTRFDSSSHPLLTKGPHDCTPFLEYIIQDERSYQDYQFSCLPRPLFATHIPCSLLPASVMSSGCKIVYVFRETKDVFVSNWHYMTKLRLKELPSFPIKDAFDLFCKGVSHFGPFWDHVLGYWKASLENPENVIFLTYEDMKKDPVVCVMKLAKFLGKPFSLEEEREGVAQEIIRLCSFQNLSSLEVNQSGLQHFSPHFSVENRHFWRKGQVGDWKNYMTLEMAQQLDEITRQKLAGTSLIETLHVDTIT; the protein is encoded by the coding sequence ATGAATCGTACTCGATTCGATTCTTCTTCTCACCCTTTGCTTACCAAGGGCCCCCATGATTGTACCCCTTTCCTGGAGTACATCATACAAGATGAAAGATCCTACCAAGATTATCAGTTTTCATGTTTGCCACGTCCCCTTTTCGCGACCCACATTCCTTGCTCTTTGTTACCAGCATCTGTGATGTCTTCTGGTTGCAAGATTGTTTATGTCTTTCGCGAAACCAAAGATGTTTTTGTTTCAAATTGGCATTATATGACAAAATTGAGACTCAAAGAACTACCTTCTTTTCCAATCAAAGATGCATTTGATCTGTTCTGCAAAGGGGTATCACATTTTGGACCCTTCTGGGATCATGTATTGGGTTATTGGAAGGCAAGTTTGGAAAATCCAGAAAATGTCATTTTCTTGACATATGAGGACATGAAGAAAGATCCAGTTGTCTGTGTTATGAAATTGGCCAAGTTCTTGGGGAAGCCTTTTTCCTTggaagaagagagagaaggggtTGCACAGGAGATTATAAGGCTTTGTAGTTTTCAGAATTTAAGCAGCTTGGAAGTGAATCAGAGTGGATTGCAACATTTCAGTCCACATTTTTCTGTTGAGAACAGGCATTTCTGGAGGAAAGGTCAAGTTGGAGATTGGAAAAACTATATGACACTAGAGATGGCTCAACAATTGGATGAAATCACTAGGCAGAAACTTGCTGGGACTAGTTTGATAGAAACGTTACACGTCGATACAATAACTTGA